The following is a genomic window from Geobacillus subterraneus.
CGCATCGGCTGGCAGCGCGATCGAGCGCTGGAAGCGGCCAAAGAAGCGTTCGCGCCGGTGCATTTGTTCCTCTTTGACATCATGATGGCGTTGAATCGTGCCGCTGATCGTTAACATATTGTTGTTTACGTCAATATGCACATCTTCTTTTCGCTCAAGCCCCGGCAAATCGCATGAAACGACGTACTCGTTGGCCGTTTCATGCATGTCCATGCGCGGCATCCAGTGCTGTTCGTCCATATGGGCAAACAGCGACGGAAAATCGCTTGTAAAAAAGCGGTTCATATCGCGGCGGATCGATTCCAAATGGCGGAACGGGTCATACGGAATTAACGCCATAGCTGCTTTCCTCCTTAAACATGAAATGGTTTTCCGTTCAGTAGTGTGAGCTGTATTTCCTTGATTTATGTATGATTGGCTTGTCAT
Proteins encoded in this region:
- a CDS encoding Hsp20/alpha crystallin family protein — translated: MALIPYDPFRHLESIRRDMNRFFTSDFPSLFAHMDEQHWMPRMDMHETANEYVVSCDLPGLERKEDVHIDVNNNMLTISGTIQRHHDVKEEQMHRRERFFGRFQRSIALPADAATENIRATYKNGVLDIHIPKTTAGTKKRVDIEFH